One window of Actinomycetes bacterium genomic DNA carries:
- the argC gene encoding N-acetyl-gamma-glutamyl-phosphate reductase yields the protein MGVTVAVAGASGYAGGELLRLVLEHPQLELGPVSAASNAGAAVTSVHPHLAALTDRTFEPTDPARLGEADLVFLALPHGESAALAGALPDGTRVVDLGADFRLADPQAWARYYKGPHAGQWTYGLPELPGQRERVAASSRVANTGCYAVATILALAPVLAGGLGDPDDVVVVAASGTTGAGRSPQPHLLASEVMGEVSTYKVGAHQHVPEIKQASGAHSLSFTPLLAPMPRGILATVAVRPLGRLAAADVRDCLLEAYAGEPFVHVLPEGQLPRTSSTYGSNLALLQASIDLDSGRILVSSAIDNLGKGAAGQAVQCANLMLGLPETAGLSRAGVAP from the coding sequence ATGGGCGTGACGGTCGCGGTCGCCGGGGCGTCGGGGTACGCCGGCGGCGAGCTGCTGCGGCTGGTGCTGGAGCACCCGCAGCTCGAGCTCGGCCCGGTCAGCGCCGCCAGCAACGCCGGGGCCGCGGTGACCTCCGTCCACCCGCACCTGGCCGCGCTCACCGACCGGACCTTCGAGCCCACCGACCCGGCGCGCCTGGGGGAGGCGGACCTGGTGTTCCTCGCGCTCCCGCACGGGGAGTCCGCCGCGCTGGCCGGGGCGCTGCCCGACGGCACGAGGGTCGTCGACCTCGGCGCCGACTTCCGCCTCGCCGACCCGCAGGCGTGGGCTCGCTACTACAAGGGGCCGCACGCCGGCCAGTGGACGTACGGCCTGCCGGAGCTGCCTGGGCAGCGGGAGCGGGTCGCCGCGTCGAGCCGGGTCGCGAACACCGGTTGCTACGCGGTGGCGACCATCCTCGCCCTGGCCCCGGTGCTCGCGGGCGGGCTCGGCGACCCGGACGACGTCGTGGTCGTCGCCGCGAGCGGCACGACCGGGGCGGGCCGCTCGCCGCAGCCGCACCTGCTCGCGAGCGAGGTGATGGGCGAGGTCTCGACGTACAAGGTCGGAGCCCACCAGCACGTGCCCGAGATCAAGCAGGCGTCGGGTGCGCACTCGCTGTCGTTCACCCCGCTGCTCGCGCCGATGCCGCGGGGGATCCTGGCGACGGTGGCGGTCCGCCCGCTGGGCCGGCTCGCCGCCGCCGACGTACGCGACTGCCTGCTCGAGGCCTACGCCGGCGAGCCGTTCGTCCACGTGCTGCCCGAGGGGCAGCTGCCACGGACGTCGAGCACGTACGGGTCCAACCTCGCGCTGCTGCAGGCGAGCATCGACCTGGACAGCGGCCGCATCCTCGTGAGCAGCGCCATCGACAACCTCGGCAAGGGCGCGGCGGGCCAGGCGGTGCAGTGTGCCAACCTCATGCTGGGCCTGCCGGAGACGGCAGGCCTGTCCCGGGCGGGGGTGGCGCCGTGA